The following proteins are co-located in the Myxocyprinus asiaticus isolate MX2 ecotype Aquarium Trade chromosome 44, UBuf_Myxa_2, whole genome shotgun sequence genome:
- the LOC127434136 gene encoding meteorin-like translates to MEIWGSWGFAVWISFLTGLTTASYSEDQCSWRGSGLSQAVKNVEQVWLRCAEGSVEWLYPAGALRFTLSPRLPWCAMGPGESNRSPVSACIKQDPHWGGAQLYLERDGVLELLVGDEGETPGPAHVRCFSAMTGERLALFLQATPHQDISKRIAAFRYELRGDWTMQSNQPSVNTDPISSEGACRPCNNTEILMAVCTSDFVVRGNIRSVEKDLDRGAAVIKVSATRVYRQKFALFPDSGRLTRSGEIRTPLQCGVRPGAGSFLFTGRVHFGEAWLGCAPRYKDFLKAYEQAKQSLTILCTLVND, encoded by the exons ATGGAGATTTGGGGTTCTTGGGGTTTTGCGGTTTGGATTTCATTTCTGACGGGTTTGACTACGGCCAGTTACTCAGAAGACCAGTGCAGCTGGAGAGGAAG tGGTCTTTCTCAGGCGGTGAAAAATGTGGAGCAGGTTTGGTTGAGGTGTGCAGAGGGCTCAGTTGAGTGGCTGTACCCTGCTGGAGCGTTACGTTTTACTCTTTCACCCCGTCTCCCATGGTGCGCCATGGGGCCGGGCGAGTCCAACAGAAGCCCAGTGTCAGCCTGCATTAAGCAAGATCCACACTGGGGTGGGGCTCAACTCTACCTGGAGCGAGACGGGGTCCTGGAGCTTCTGGTGGGAGATGAGGGCGAGACACCCGGCCCTGCCCATGTGCGCTGCTTCAGTGCCATGACTGGAGAACGACTGGCCCTCTTCCTTCAGGCAACACCCCACCAGGACATTAGCAAACGCATTGCAGCGTTTCGCTACGAGCTGAGAGGTGATTGGACAATGCAGTCAAATCAGCCGTCAGTCAACACGGATCCAATCAGCAGCGAAG gAGCTTGCAGACCGTGCAATAACACTGAGATTTTGATGGCTGTGTGCACCAGTGACTTTG TGGTTCGTGGAAATATTCGTTCAGTGGAAAAGGACTTGGATCGTGGGGCAGCAGTGATCAAAGTGAGCGCTACGCGCGTCTACCGACAAAAGTTTGCACTGTTCCCTGATAGTGGCCGCCTGACGCGGTCAGGAGAGATTCGTACACCATTACAGTGCGGCGTTCGGCCCGGCGCTGGTAGCTTCCTGTTTACTGGGCGTGTGCACTTCGGAGAGGCATGGCTTGGCTGTGCTCCACGTTATAAAGACTTCCTGAAGGCATACGAGCAGGCCAAACAGTCCCTTACGATCCTTTGCACTCTGGTGAACGACTGA